CCATCAGGCGTTTGGCGTGGGCGTTGAGGCGCTCGCGGATGCAGAATTCCAGCATGGCGTAATCCACCACGGAGTCGGCGCGGGCCAGGCCGATGCGGGCGCAGAATTCGCGCAGGGCTTCGGGGGGCACGCCGCGGCGGCGCAGGCCGCTTAAGGTGGGCATGCGCGGGTCGTCCCAGCCGGAGACGTGACCTTCCCTGACCAGCTGGATGAGCTTGCGCTTGGAAAGGATGGTATAGGTCAGGTTAAGGCGGGCAAATTCGATCTGCTGCGGGTGGTATACGCCAAGGGTATCCAGCACCCAGTCGTAGAGCTCCCGGTTGTTGACGAATTCCAGGGTGCAGAGGGAGTGGGTGATGCCTTCAATGGAGTCCGACAGGCAGTGGGTGTAGTCGTACATGGGGTAGATGCGCCAGGCCTCGCCCGTGCGGTGGTGGGCGGCGTGGCGGATGCGGTAGAGCGTTGGGTCGCGCATGACCAGGTTGGGGGAGGCCATGTCGATTTTGGCGCGCAGCACGCGGGAGCCGTCGGGGAATTCGCCGGCGCGCATGCGGCGGAAGAGGTCGAGGTTTTCTTCCACGCTGCGGTTGCGCCAGGGGCTTTCGCGTCCGGGCCTGGTGAGGGTGCCGCGGTACTCGCGGATGGCGTCGGCGGAGAGGTCATCCACATAGGCCTTGCCCATTTTGATGAGCTCTTCGGCGTAGCTGTAGAGCCGCTCAAAGTAGTCTGAGGCGTAAAATTCGCGGTCTTCCCAGTCGCCGCCCAGCCAGCGCACGTCCTCGCGGATGGCGTCCACATATTCCGTGTCTTCCTTGGTGGGGTTGGTGTCGTCGAAGCGCAGGTTGCACTGGCCGTGAAATTCTTTGGCCACGCCGAAATTGAGGCAGATGGATTTGGCGTGCCCCAGGTGCAGGTAGCCGTTGGGCTCCGGGGGAAAGCGGGTATGCACCTTGCCGCCGAAGCGGCCGGAGGCGTTGTCCTGCAGGATGCGGGCGCGGATGAAGTCCGTGCCGGGTCTGGCCGCGGCCGCTTCAGGCGCGGCGGCAGCGGCGGGGCTGGCGGAATGGTGTTCAGAAGACATGGACGGGCTCCCTTGCTGTGACGTCAATGCAGCCGTATAATCTACGTCAAGGCGCAGCTGCGGTCAATGCGCCGAGGCCTGGGGCGCTTGACAGGTTCGGGCCGCTGAGCTAGTGTGCGTCTTCGCCGGAAGCGCGCTCAGGGCGCGCGGCAGCGCGGAGAGGTGTCCGAGCTGGTCTAAGGAGCACGATTGGAAATCGTGTGTACGTTAACAGCGTACCGAGAGTTCGAATCTCTCCCTCTCCGCCAGAATTTTGTTTCAAGTTGTCAAGAAAGACCGGAAGTCGTTGCTACAAGACGATTTCCGGTCTTTCTTTTGTCTCATGTCGTCGGGTAAGAAACTGAGAAAACCGCCTCTTGTCTGGGTGAGCTTACCCCATTGCGTATTCCACTTGTAAGTTAGTGCTTATGTTGCTTGGGGTTGCCAAGTATTGCAAATTGCAGATGAAAGATACCTACTCTTGCCAATCGTTGCCAGAAGTTGCCGAAACGCCCATTTCCTGGTTGCGGACAATAGCGGGCAATATCCGGCAGCAAGATTTGAGGGCCGAGCGGGGCAAAGCTGCGTATTCGCTCGCCTTCGGCAGTGCAACGCTCCAAACAGCTTTCACACCCACCTCTTGACTTCTTTCGCTTAAAAGCTACCATCTCCTCGTGGGAATTATTCACTACACCACTGAAGACGGCACAGACCCATATCAAAAATGGGTAGATGCTCTGCGTGATAATCGCGCCAGGATTGCCGTTCTGCGGCGGATTGACCGGGCGGCAATGGGTAACTTCGGCGACCACAAGGCTTGCCGGGATGGTGTTTCCGAGATGCGCATTGATGTCGGGCAGGGGTATCGTGTGTACTATTTCCAACATGGACAAACGCTGGTCGTGCTGCTGTGTGGCGGCGACAAGCGCACCCAGGACGCGGATATCAGCAAGGCCGTTGCCTACAGGGCCGATTTCCTGCGCCGGATGAAGGAGGAATTACAATGAGTAAGCCGTATATTTCCCATGAAGAAGCTACTATCGAGAGCTTCAAGAAAGACCCGAACTATGCCGCCGAATACCTCAACGCCGTGCTTGAGGACGGCGATCAGGAAGAGCTTATGCTCGCCCTGCGCCGTATTGCTGCCGCCTTCGGCATGAAAGGCGTGGCGGAAACCGCGCAGCTTAACCCCAAGACGCTGTACCGCACGCTCTCGCCCGCCGGAAACCCCGAACTGCGCAGCTTTCAGGCCATTCTCGGCGCAATGGGCATGCGCCTTGCGGTAACGCCCCTGACGCGGGAACAGCATCAGTAAGCCGTGCGTAAAAATCCATGTTCAGGATTTTAATTGAATCCGCAACGCTCCGGCTAACTCCCGGTGCGTCCGCCGTGGAATGCAAATAATTCAAGAAAATTTTGCGTGGGTAACTTTACAAGTAGCTATATTCTTGAAACATAAAACAGCAATCAATTACAGAATGGTACGCTGCATGTTGTAATCTCTCCCTCTCCGCCAGAAATATCAAACTAGTTCATATTGTTATGAGCTAAGTAAATATAAGCAGCTATACTTCCAGGTGCTACGCGCGGGGGTATGGCTGCTTTGTCTTTTCGCGTTCCAGCACCACGCGGGTCTACACCAAAGACCGGGGCAGCCGCTTTCAGCGGGCCCCTTCCCGACAGTTTTACTGACCGATTCCCCAGCCATCGTGGATACGTTCGCTTGACCTTGTAGCTATGTGTAGTTAATATGACTAACTATAGGAGACTAAAAGCCATGCCAGCACAAATTCAAGCCACCCCCATAAGCATACGACTCCCCGCCGACCTCAAAGCGCGGGTGCAGGGCCTTGCCGCAGCAAGGCAGCGTTCTACCAACGCTCTTGTGGTGCAGGCTGTTGCGGCCTTTGTGGAGCGGGAAGAAAAGCGGGAAGCCCTTCGTCAGGAGTGTATCGCCGCTCATGAGCATTACCAGCAGACGGGCCTGCACGTCACCCAGGCGGAAGTGAAAGACTGGATTGCCCAGCTCCGCCAAGGTAAGCAGGTGGATGCTCCCAAATGTCATATATAGTGCGCTGGTCGGACAACGCGTTGGCTTCACTCGTGCGGGTGCATGCTTTTTGGGCGAAAAGTGACCCGCAGGCAGCGCAGAAGGCCTTGGACGCCATAGAGGCGGGTACGGCCGTGTTGGAGCAATTCCCCCATGCCGGACGGCCTACTGACGATTTGGAGCCTGAACACCGGGAGCTGTTGATTCCTTTTGGCGCCTCTGGCTACGCCGTGTTCTATGAAGTGGGGGAAGGATATGCGCTTATCCTTTCCCTCAAGCATCAACGCGAAGCAGGGTATTGACGGTATTTGCAGTGCGTAATCCACACTCGAACTCCCAACATCTCCTCAGACGGTTGGTATGTCCGTTGGTATGAAAGAGAGGTGGTTTCGGAAAAACGGACCATGGGCTAAGGTGGACGTAAGAAGCCAGAGGAGGCTTTTATGTCCCAATGGGGAGGGAAGTCCACCGTTGCGTTTAAGACTCGCGTCGCCCTGGATGCCCTGTCCGGAGAGCATACATTGTCCGAACTCGCCGGCAAATATGGCGTGCATCCCCATCAAGTTTCCCAGTGGGGAAACAGCAGGCCAGGGAACAGATTGCGGCAGGCTTTGCCGGCAAGGCCCAGAAGACCCGGCAGAGCGATGAAGTCCGGATAAGGGAACTCCATGCCACGATTGGTCAACGCACTGTGGAGAAGGATTTTTTGCAGCAAGCCTTCGCCAAAATTTGAGCTATGAGCGAAGGCGTAAAATTGTCGCCGCAGACCACCAAGTGCTCAGTGTTCGGCGGCAGTGCGAAATCCTCAAACTGCAACGCTCAACGTATTATTATAAGGCGATCGGCGGGTCCGTATACAACTTGGCGCTCATGAAACGCATCGGCGAAGTGTTTCTGAATTTGCCCTTCTTCGGCTCCCGGCAAAAATCGACACGCTTTTCAAGGTGCTCACGCCGATGGGGTTTAAGCTCACCATTGTTCCGGTGGATGAAGGCGTGTAAAAATTTATGGTCAGGATTTTAGGTGGCGGGGCTTGCGCCCCGCCACCGCGCGCTACACTTCGCTGATCACGGGCACCACAATGGGGTCGCGCTCCAGCACGCGGCGGAAAAAGCGCCGCAGAGAGGAGCGGATGTTTTCCTGCAGGCGGCTGAGCTGCCCTGGGCGGGCGGCTTCTATTTCGTCCAGCACCAGGCACTTGGCGTCTTCCAGCAGGTGGCTGTAGTGCTGTTCAAAAACAAAGCCTTTAGAGATCATTTCCGGCCCGTGCAGGATGCTGCCGGTTTCGGAATCCACCACCAGCACCACAATGACCATGCCTTCGTCGCCGAGAATGCGGCGTTCTTTGAGCACGGCGTAGCCCACGTCGCCCACGCCCTTGCCGTCCACCAGGGTACACTCCACGGGCACGCGGTTTTCAAGCTGGAAGCCTTCGGGGCGAAGGGTGATGGGCTGGCCGTCTTCAAGCAGCACCACATTCTCCTGCTGCACGCCGCACTCTGCGGCCAGGCGGCCGTGCTTGACCAGGTGCTGGTATTCGCCGTGGATGGGGATGAAGAGCTGCGGACGCACGGCGGCGAACATTTCGCGCAGTTCGTCGCGCTGGGCGTGCCCGGAGGCGTGGATGGCGTGCACGCTTTCGTAGAGCACTTCCGCGCCCATGCGGTACATTTCATTGATGAGCTTGGAGATGGCCTTGGCGTTGCCAGGTATCATGCGCGAGCTCATGACCACGGTATCGCCCTTGCGGATATCGAGCTGGCGGTGGCCGCCCAGCACCATGCGGGAGAGCGCGGAGAGCGGCTCGCCCTGCGCGCCGGTGACCACCAGCACGATCTGATCGTCCGGCAGGTCGGGCACGCCGTTGTGGGCGTTGAAGAAGGCTGGGGGCAGCTTGGCGATGCCGAGGTCGCGGGCCATTTCGATGTTGTTGGCCAGGGATTTGCCGCTGATGACCACGGTGCGGCCGTGGGCGCGGGCCAGGTCAAAAACTTCCTGAATGCGCTGAATGTGGCTGGAGAACAGGGTGATGACAATGCGGCCTTTGGCCGTAGCAAAGATGTTATCCAGCGAGTCTTTGACCTCGCGCTCGGTAAGGGAGCGCCCCTCGCGCATGGCGTTGGTGGAGTCAGAGAGCAGCAGGCGCGCGCCCTTGGGCCCGGCAAAATTGCGAAAAAGGCGCAGATCCGTGCCGCTGCCGCTTAAGGGGTGGGGGTCGATTTTAAAGTCGCCGCTGTGCACCACGCGGCCCACGGGGGTTTCCACGCCCAGGCCGAAGCCTTCGGGTATGGAGTGGCAGACGGGGAAGAAGTGGAAGGTCAGATCCCCCAGGGGCAGCACGGTTTTGGCGTTGACCGGGCAAAGCTCCACCCAGTCCAGTATTTCGCGTTCGCGCAGTTTGTGTTCCACCAGGGCCAGGGTAAAGGGCGAGCCGTAGATGCGGGTGCCTTTAAGCTCCGGCACCAGCCAGGGCAGCGCGCCGATGTGGTCTTCGTGCCCGTGGGTCAGCACAATGCCCAGCAGTTTGTCTTTGATGGCGCTCACCGCGCCGAAGTGGGGGATAACCACGTCCACGCCCAGGTGGGCGTCGTCGGGGAACATAAGGCCGCAATCCACCATAACGACGCCGCCGGGGGTTTCCCAGAGCTGGCAGTTCAGGCCGATTTCCCCCAGGCCTCCCAGGGGGGTGATGGTAAGGTAAGGATCGTGCATGTCGGGTAGGTTGTATCCTGTTGTCTCTGTGGCGGGCGCAAGGCCCGCAGGGTGAAGGAAAGGGCGCGGAAAGGGCCGGGCGCGGAGGCGGGGCCCTTGGCGGCTGGGGGGCGGTTCCGAAGGCGGGGAGGCGTCTCCCCGAAAAGTGTCTGTGGCCGGGGTGTGGGCCGGAAGCGCGGGCCGGGGCAGTCTCCGGGCCAGATCCGGGCCGGGCCAGATCCAGTCCAGATCCGGGCCATATGGGGCCGTGGCGGCCGGGGCCGGGCCGGTCTTTGGGCCGGTTTCCGGGTCAGCGCCGGGCCAGGTCGGGCCGGAACTCGCCCATGGCCACATAGATCTGGGCCAGGGCGGTAAGGTAGTCGGCCTTGGCGCTGGTCAGCGAGGCTTGCGCCGCCGTGAGGTTGGAAGAGGCGTCCAGCACGTCAAAGTTGGTGCCCACCTGTTCCTGATAGCGGGCCAGGGCCACGTTATAGGCTTCCGTGGCCTGTTCCACGGCGGTTTCGGCCACGGCAATGCGTTTTTCCGCTTCGCGCACGGCCAGCAGTTTGGATTTGATGTCGTAGCCCACGTTCAGTTTCAGATTTTCTTCTTCGTAGCGCACCTTGGTCACCAGCCAGCCGGCGCTCTGGTCGGCGTAATAGGTGGTGCCCCACTGAAAAATGTCCCAGGTGGCTTTGGCCCCCAGCTCCCAGGCGGTGCCGCGGTAGCCCTGGTCGCCCACGCGCTGCAGGTCCATGGTGTTGCCGGTTTGGGCCACGTTGTAATAGGCCTCCACCTGCGGGTAGTAGGCGCTCTGCGCGGCCTGGCGGTTTTTGCCGGCAATGGCCACGGATTTGGCGGCAATATACAGGTCCGGCCGCTGGCGGTAGGCGGCCTCCAGGCACTGCTCCAGGCTGCGGGTAAAGGGCACATGGTTGAGGTTGCCGGTATAGCGGGTGGCGGCCTGGGCGGGCAGGCCCAGCAGGGTATTGAGCTTGGCCAGGCTGGTGTCGCGGTTGTTTTCGTCCTGAATCAGGGTGTTTTCGGCCTTGCGCACGTCCACTTCGGCCTGCAGCACGTCCAGGCGGGGGCGCAGGCCCACGTCGTAAAAGGCCTGGGTAATGCGCAGCTGGTCGCGCAGGCGGGCCAGGGCGTCGCTTGAGCTGCGCACGCTTTCTTCATAGCGCAGATAGTTCAGAAACTGGGTCTGCACCTCTTCGGTCATGGTCAGTTCCGCGCTGCGCAGGCTGGCCTTGTCGCTTTCGGCCTGCAGGGCGGCTTTCTGATAATCGGCCAGCAGCTTAAAGCCGGTAAAAACGGGTTGGGATACCTCTATCCCCCAGGTGTAGACGCCCTGTTTGGGGGCCTGCGTAACGGTATAAGAGGGGGAATAATCTTTGTCCGTTCTGGTGGCGGTATAGCTCATGCCCAGCTTGGGGCCAAAGGCCCCGCGGGCGGATTTGCGGGTTTCTTCGCTGGATTTGCTCTGCGCTTCCTGGGAGCCCAGGCTGGGGTTCTGCTGCAGGGCGCGCTCCACGGCTTCGCGCATGCTCAGGGCGCGCATGGGCCGGGTGTGGGGTTTTTCTGCGGCCAGGCTGCGCCCGCCGGAATACAGGGGCACGGCCGCCGTGCGCCCCACCGGGATGGCCAGGCTGCGGTCGGGGGCGTTCTCCGGGCCGGCTTGTGCGCCCGCGGTTGTTTCTGTCTGCGCGCCCGCGGTTGCAGCCGGGCCCCCCAGGCCCAGCAGCGCCAGCAGGCCCAGGGGCGGCAGCAGGCGCGCAAAGGCGCGCGCCGCAAGGCGCAGGGGCCAGGCGCGGCGGCAGGGGGTGGGCGGCAGGTTTTTTTCAGGCATGGCGGGCATGCTACACCGCGGGCCGCGCTTTGGCAAGCGCTGGGCTGCGGGCGCAGGGCGGGCGCATTTTGCCGGCGGCCGTCCGCCGCGCGTTCGGCGCGGCGCGGAGCCCCGTTTTTTTGCCGGGCGCGCGGCCGCTCGCGGCCGCCCTGGGGGCAATGGCGGCCGCAAACGGGTTGTGCATGGATTTCATAGTATTTTACTCATAAATAAACAGTATTCAGCAAGTTGAATTTCTAACTTGTAACACGATTTACATTGACAGCAAACGTCTAATGCGTTATGCTGTAAGCATCTGTGTAAAAGTTAATAGTTTAGCCTTCTTGCGCTGAAAACGGCGGCGCATCAAGGCTCTTTTCTGCAATTGCCAACAAAGGAGAAAGGCATGAGCCAGGATGTGCTGACCAGTTCCTCCGGCCAGTCCCAGGTGCTCAATGAGGTGCGGCAAGAAGCGGCGTCCAACGAGAGGTCTACTTTGTGGATTCCTCGTTGGATGCGGAAGCCCTGGCCCTCACCATTGGCGACGATTCCAGAATCTTTGTTATAGAAAACACCAGCAACGCCTTTCTCCAGATGGAGCAGGCCCTGGCCAGCCTGGAGAATCCGGCCACGGCCGTGCACATTTACGCCCACGGCGCGGCGGGCAGCGTAACCCTGGGCGGCCAGGTTTTTGACGAGGCCGTCCTCAACGCCAATGCGGCAACTCTGGCCGCCATCGGGCAGAGCCTGGCCGCGGGCGCGGATCTGCTGCTCTACAGCTGCAACACGGCGGCGGGCAGCACGGGCGAGAGCTTCATCAACCGCCTGGCCCGCCTGGCCAGCGTGGACGTGGCCGCTTCGGACGACGTTACCGGCGCGTCCGGCGACTGGACCCTGGAATACACGGTGGGCGACGTCACCACCGGCGCCGTGAACCCCGGCATCGACGGCGATCTGGCCGGCGAGATTTCCGGCTGGGGCGTCATCAACGGCACAACCGGCGCTGATTCCATCACCGGCTCCGCCGCCAACGACAAAATCTACGGCAACGGCGGCGCGGATACCATGGTCGGCGAGGACGGCAACGACATTTACTACGTCAGCGGATCGGGCACCGCCGGCACTAATGTGGTGGAAAAAGCCTACGAAGGCATTGATACGGTCTACAGCCAGGTGGCGGATCTGGACCTGAGCGCGAGCTCCACGGCGGCTGACGGCAGTGAAGGCAAATCCCAGATCGAATACGTCGTGCTCCAGGCCCAGAGCGGCATGACCAACCAGTCCGCCACGGGCAACAACTACAGCCAGACCCTGGTGGGCAACGCCCTCAGCAACAACCTCACGGGCATGGGCGGCAACGACCTGCTCTACGGCTATGACGGCGACGACTACCTGGACGGCGGCAACGGCGACCTGAGCGCTGCCGGCGAGGTTTCGGTTACCGGCGGCTACGATACCCTCATCGGCGGCAAGGGCGACGACAACTACGTGGTCCGCACCGGCAACGAAACCGTGGTGGAAAACAAGAACGAGGGCACGGACCAGGTCTATTCCTTTGTGGACTACACCCTGGGCGCGAACATTGAAAACGGCACGCTGCTGAATAACGGCACCACCACCGCCCCCCAGGCCAGCAACCTCACCGGCAACGACCTGAACAACGTGCTTTCCGGCAACAGCGCCGCCAACTATCTGGATGGCGGCAAGGGCAACGACACCCTCTACGGCAATAAGGACGGCACGGCGGTCGATACCCTCAACGGCGGCGCGGGCAACGACCTCTACCACCTCTATGGCGACGCTGACGACGTCATCGTAGACAGCGCGGGCAACGACACCGTGGTTTTTGAGAGCAGCGTGAGCGGCGGCTACACCCTGGGCGACGGCGTGGAAAACCTCGTCCTCCTGGGCAGCGCCGATACGGGCACCGGCAACGCGCTCAACAACCGCATTGAGGGCAACGCCACCAAGGGCAGTTGGCTCGACGGCGGCGCGGGCAAAGATACCCTGGTGGGCGGCACCGGCGACGATACCTTCATTTTTGACGGCACAGACACCCTGGAGGACGCGGGCGGCACGGATACCGTCTTGGCCTCCGGCACCATTGACCTCAACAAGTTCAAAAACGCTGATATCGAGTCCGTGACGCTGACTGGCTCAGGCAATATTAATGCCACGGCCAAAAAGACCGTTGCCGCCACCCTGGTGGGCAACAGCGGCAACAACAAGCTCACCGGCAGCGATGGGGACGATCGCCTCATCGGCGGCGCGGGCAAAGATACCCTCATCGGCGGCGCGGGCAACGACTACTACTATGTGGACGCCGATGACGTGGTGCAGGAAGCGAAAAACGCCGGCGACGACACGGTGGAAGCCAACATAGACTACACCCTGGGCGCGAACCTGGAGAATCTGGTCCTT
This portion of the Desulfovibrio legallii genome encodes:
- a CDS encoding CopG family ribbon-helix-helix protein, with product MPAQIQATPISIRLPADLKARVQGLAAARQRSTNALVVQAVAAFVEREEKREALRQECIAAHEHYQQTGLHVTQAEVKDWIAQLRQGKQVDAPKCHI
- a CDS encoding type II toxin-antitoxin system RelE/ParE family toxin, with the translated sequence MGIIHYTTEDGTDPYQKWVDALRDNRARIAVLRRIDRAAMGNFGDHKACRDGVSEMRIDVGQGYRVYYFQHGQTLVVLLCGGDKRTQDADISKAVAYRADFLRRMKEELQ
- a CDS encoding addiction module antidote protein, whose translation is MSKPYISHEEATIESFKKDPNYAAEYLNAVLEDGDQEELMLALRRIAAAFGMKGVAETAQLNPKTLYRTLSPAGNPELRSFQAILGAMGMRLAVTPLTREQHQ
- a CDS encoding type II toxin-antitoxin system RelE/ParE family toxin; protein product: MSYIVRWSDNALASLVRVHAFWAKSDPQAAQKALDAIEAGTAVLEQFPHAGRPTDDLEPEHRELLIPFGASGYAVFYEVGEGYALILSLKHQREAGY
- a CDS encoding TolC family protein, whose amino-acid sequence is MPEKNLPPTPCRRAWPLRLAARAFARLLPPLGLLALLGLGGPAATAGAQTETTAGAQAGPENAPDRSLAIPVGRTAAVPLYSGGRSLAAEKPHTRPMRALSMREAVERALQQNPSLGSQEAQSKSSEETRKSARGAFGPKLGMSYTATRTDKDYSPSYTVTQAPKQGVYTWGIEVSQPVFTGFKLLADYQKAALQAESDKASLRSAELTMTEEVQTQFLNYLRYEESVRSSSDALARLRDQLRITQAFYDVGLRPRLDVLQAEVDVRKAENTLIQDENNRDTSLAKLNTLLGLPAQAATRYTGNLNHVPFTRSLEQCLEAAYRQRPDLYIAAKSVAIAGKNRQAAQSAYYPQVEAYYNVAQTGNTMDLQRVGDQGYRGTAWELGAKATWDIFQWGTTYYADQSAGWLVTKVRYEEENLKLNVGYDIKSKLLAVREAEKRIAVAETAVEQATEAYNVALARYQEQVGTNFDVLDASSNLTAAQASLTSAKADYLTALAQIYVAMGEFRPDLARR
- a CDS encoding glutamine--tRNA ligase/YqeY domain fusion protein yields the protein MSSEHHSASPAAAAAPEAAAARPGTDFIRARILQDNASGRFGGKVHTRFPPEPNGYLHLGHAKSICLNFGVAKEFHGQCNLRFDDTNPTKEDTEYVDAIREDVRWLGGDWEDREFYASDYFERLYSYAEELIKMGKAYVDDLSADAIREYRGTLTRPGRESPWRNRSVEENLDLFRRMRAGEFPDGSRVLRAKIDMASPNLVMRDPTLYRIRHAAHHRTGEAWRIYPMYDYTHCLSDSIEGITHSLCTLEFVNNRELYDWVLDTLGVYHPQQIEFARLNLTYTILSKRKLIQLVREGHVSGWDDPRMPTLSGLRRRGVPPEALREFCARIGLARADSVVDYAMLEFCIRERLNAHAKRLMAVLDPIKVVIENYPEGQVEELEMPFHPEDPAYGSRKTPFAREIYIERDDFRLDPPQKYHRLSPGAEVRLRYAYLLTCREALLDQDGNVRELRCVYDPQSRGGQSPDGRKVKGTIHWVAAASAVPAEVRLYSQLFAVENPDEAPEGKTFLDNLNPHSLQVVRGLLEPAAAALETGEAVQFERLGYFCKDKDSTAALPVFNRTATLRDTWAKLERKG
- a CDS encoding ribonuclease J, with translation MHDPYLTITPLGGLGEIGLNCQLWETPGGVVMVDCGLMFPDDAHLGVDVVIPHFGAVSAIKDKLLGIVLTHGHEDHIGALPWLVPELKGTRIYGSPFTLALVEHKLREREILDWVELCPVNAKTVLPLGDLTFHFFPVCHSIPEGFGLGVETPVGRVVHSGDFKIDPHPLSGSGTDLRLFRNFAGPKGARLLLSDSTNAMREGRSLTEREVKDSLDNIFATAKGRIVITLFSSHIQRIQEVFDLARAHGRTVVISGKSLANNIEMARDLGIAKLPPAFFNAHNGVPDLPDDQIVLVVTGAQGEPLSALSRMVLGGHRQLDIRKGDTVVMSSRMIPGNAKAISKLINEMYRMGAEVLYESVHAIHASGHAQRDELREMFAAVRPQLFIPIHGEYQHLVKHGRLAAECGVQQENVVLLEDGQPITLRPEGFQLENRVPVECTLVDGKGVGDVGYAVLKERRILGDEGMVIVVLVVDSETGSILHGPEMISKGFVFEQHYSHLLEDAKCLVLDEIEAARPGQLSRLQENIRSSLRRFFRRVLERDPIVVPVISEV